One Oscillospiraceae bacterium genomic region harbors:
- a CDS encoding TIGR03915 family putative DNA repair protein — translation MPYPAHVSDAAYCYDGSYAGFLCCIFESYTRREIPSAVLGPAEGQITLFGTEAIATDPTHARRVANGLTRLGPMVRERVMTGFLSTEEEKDLILLRFARRCFDEGPRAVQMLGDPDVHAAFVLERNVNNEVCRFIEFIRFEEKDGMLGSVIHPKNNVLPLLRGHFCSRLPDEDFLIFDAAHGTALLRQSGHVQYLAMEHYEPARDADELNWQALWKRFFHALTIEERRNAKAQMNHAPKRFWGGMVEMREPYI, via the coding sequence ATGCCTTACCCGGCGCATGTGAGCGACGCCGCCTACTGCTACGACGGCAGCTATGCGGGGTTTCTCTGCTGCATTTTTGAAAGCTACACCCGGCGCGAGATACCCTCGGCGGTGCTGGGACCAGCCGAAGGGCAAATTACGCTGTTTGGAACGGAGGCCATCGCCACCGACCCGACCCACGCCAGGCGCGTGGCCAACGGCTTGACGCGGCTGGGGCCGATGGTGAGAGAGCGCGTGATGACTGGTTTCCTCTCCACCGAAGAAGAAAAGGATCTGATCTTGCTGCGGTTCGCCCGCCGTTGCTTTGACGAAGGCCCCCGCGCCGTGCAGATGTTGGGCGACCCGGATGTCCACGCGGCGTTTGTGTTGGAGCGCAATGTCAATAACGAGGTCTGCCGTTTTATCGAGTTTATCCGCTTTGAGGAAAAGGATGGCATGCTCGGTTCGGTCATCCACCCCAAAAACAACGTACTGCCGCTGCTGCGCGGGCATTTTTGCAGCCGCCTGCCGGATGAGGACTTTTTGATCTTCGACGCTGCCCACGGCACGGCGCTGCTGCGGCAAAGCGGCCATGTGCAGTACCTGGCTATGGAGCATTACGAACCCGCCCGCGATGCCGACGAGTTGAACTGGCAGGCGCTGTGGAAACGGTTCTTCCACGCCCTGACGATTGAGGAACGCCGCAACGCCAAAGCGCAGATGAACCACGCGCCCAAGCGCTTCTGGGGCGGCATGGTGGAGATGCGTGAACCCTATATATAA
- a CDS encoding MFS transporter, translating to MNEYKWKSHIARFLSAQTISLLGSSIVQYAIIWYITLTTSSGKMITLSTLCGFLPQILISLFAGVWIDRYSRKGVVMITDCFIASATLILAVFFLTGHKNIELLLVVLAIRSAGTGIQTPAVNAIIPQIVPQKYLMQVNGFNSTLSSIIMFVSPAISGAILSIATLEATLFIDIFTALVGVSITSTVPVKPLNIEVRMTKSHFTEMKEGAVYLKNHTFMSRLLIFQLLILFLISPSAFLTPLMVSRTFGTEVWRLTMSEMTYSFGMIIGGAIITSWGGFKKKLNTTLVAGGVYGMLMIGLGISPVFIVYLIFNVLIGITSPCYNTPITASIQEKVEQEMQGRIFSFMQIANSCALPLGMIFFGPLADIINIQSLLIISGILVFSISTFVYIRRGFYE from the coding sequence ATGAATGAATACAAATGGAAAAGCCATATTGCTCGGTTTTTATCTGCGCAAACAATATCCCTGTTGGGTTCATCTATTGTTCAATATGCAATAATTTGGTATATCACATTAACAACTTCTTCCGGGAAAATGATAACCCTCTCCACTTTATGCGGATTCTTACCGCAAATATTGATTTCCCTCTTTGCAGGAGTATGGATTGATCGTTATAGCCGAAAAGGGGTTGTGATGATAACGGATTGCTTTATTGCAAGTGCTACTCTGATATTAGCTGTATTTTTTCTTACTGGACACAAGAATATCGAATTGCTTTTAGTTGTTTTAGCAATCCGGTCTGCCGGGACGGGAATACAAACTCCAGCAGTAAATGCAATTATCCCCCAAATAGTTCCACAAAAATATCTAATGCAAGTTAATGGATTTAACAGCACTTTATCATCAATTATTATGTTTGTTTCTCCAGCTATTAGCGGTGCTATTCTGTCGATAGCAACATTAGAAGCAACTTTATTTATTGATATTTTTACTGCTTTAGTTGGAGTGAGTATAACCTCAACGGTTCCAGTAAAGCCCTTAAATATCGAAGTCAGAATGACCAAATCACATTTCACAGAAATGAAGGAAGGCGCGGTCTATCTAAAGAATCATACTTTTATGAGCAGACTGCTGATTTTTCAATTACTCATTTTATTTCTAATTAGTCCATCTGCTTTTTTAACCCCGCTCATGGTAAGCAGAACATTTGGAACAGAAGTTTGGCGCTTAACCATGAGTGAAATGACATATAGTTTTGGAATGATTATTGGAGGAGCAATTATTACATCATGGGGTGGTTTTAAGAAAAAACTGAATACTACATTAGTGGCAGGTGGAGTTTATGGTATGCTGATGATAGGGTTAGGAATTTCTCCTGTATTCATAGTTTATTTAATTTTTAATGTGCTGATAGGAATTACATCTCCTTGCTATAATACTCCGATTACAGCGTCTATCCAAGAGAAAGTTGAGCAGGAAATGCAAGGGCGCATATTCAGCTTCATGCAGATTGCCAATTCTTGTGCATTACCGTTAGGCATGATATTTTTTGGACCACTCGCTGACATTATAAATATCCAATCTCTTTTAATTATTTCTGGAATTTTAGTTTTTAGTATATCAACATTCGTATATATAAGGAGAGGCTTTTATGAATAA
- a CDS encoding BlaI/MecI/CopY family transcriptional regulator, which produces MEQLSRSEEQVMVALWACEQAATRRQIAANLPAECRWADSTLLNFLLRLEKKHFVRTEKQGNKNLYTPLVRRLTYCGAVSSVHLQTLYGGDLRRMVRALADTGRLTYADTERLLRWLGEYQAENPEYDYE; this is translated from the coding sequence ATGGAACAGTTATCCCGCAGTGAAGAGCAGGTCATGGTCGCCCTTTGGGCCTGCGAGCAAGCCGCCACGCGGCGGCAGATCGCAGCCAACCTGCCAGCCGAGTGCCGCTGGGCCGACTCTACGCTGTTGAATTTCCTGCTTCGGCTGGAGAAAAAGCACTTTGTCCGCACCGAAAAGCAGGGCAACAAAAACCTGTACACCCCGCTGGTGCGCCGCCTGACTTATTGCGGCGCGGTGAGCAGTGTCCACCTGCAAACGCTGTACGGCGGCGACCTGCGCAGGATGGTACGTGCCCTGGCCGACACCGGCCGTCTGACCTACGCCGACACCGAGCGTCTGCTGCGCTGGCTGGGGGAGTACCAGGCCGAAAACCCGGAGTACGACTACGAATAG
- the serC gene encoding 3-phosphoserine/phosphohydroxythreonine transaminase, producing the protein MARVYNFSAGPSMLPEAVLKTAQAELLDYHGSGMSVMEMSHRSKWFDEIIQNTEAAMRRVLNIPDNYKIGFFQGGATQQFAMVPLNFMTTGTADYLVTGNFSKKAAEEAAKFGTARIAASSKDKNFTYIPDVKAIDYDPNASYIHICQNNTIFGTKYVDVPQVDGIPLVADMSSMICSEPVDVSKYGVIYFGVQKNIAPAGMAVAIVREDLLGKSAKGLTPEQIPTMMNYTTLLKADSMYNTPPCWCIYMTGLVMQYLENEIGGLENMQKINAAKAKVLYDYLDGQDFYNNPVEKPYRSMMNVTFTSPNGDLDKAFCAAATEAGFVNLKGHRLVGGMRASIYNAMPPEGIDKLVDFMEKFRKENA; encoded by the coding sequence ATGGCTAGAGTTTACAATTTCAGCGCCGGCCCTTCGATGCTGCCGGAAGCTGTTCTGAAAACCGCACAGGCAGAACTGCTGGATTACCATGGTTCCGGCATGAGCGTGATGGAAATGAGCCACCGCAGTAAGTGGTTTGATGAGATCATCCAGAACACCGAGGCTGCCATGCGCCGGGTGCTGAACATCCCAGACAATTATAAGATCGGCTTTTTCCAGGGCGGCGCGACCCAGCAATTTGCCATGGTGCCGCTGAACTTTATGACCACCGGCACGGCGGACTACCTCGTCACCGGTAACTTCAGCAAAAAGGCAGCGGAGGAAGCAGCCAAGTTCGGCACGGCCCGCATCGCCGCCAGCAGCAAGGATAAAAACTTCACCTACATTCCTGACGTGAAGGCCATCGACTACGACCCCAACGCCAGCTACATCCACATCTGCCAGAACAACACCATCTTCGGCACCAAGTATGTGGACGTGCCCCAGGTGGATGGCATCCCCTTGGTGGCGGATATGAGCTCGATGATCTGCTCCGAGCCGGTGGACGTCAGCAAATACGGCGTCATCTACTTCGGTGTGCAGAAGAACATCGCCCCCGCCGGTATGGCCGTGGCCATCGTGCGGGAGGACCTGCTGGGTAAGAGCGCCAAGGGCCTGACCCCGGAGCAGATCCCCACCATGATGAACTACACTACCCTGCTGAAAGCCGACAGCATGTACAACACCCCGCCGTGCTGGTGCATCTACATGACCGGCCTGGTCATGCAGTATCTCGAGAACGAGATCGGCGGCCTGGAAAACATGCAGAAGATCAACGCCGCCAAAGCCAAGGTGCTGTACGATTACCTGGACGGTCAGGATTTCTACAATAACCCCGTTGAGAAGCCCTACCGCAGCATGATGAACGTGACCTTCACAAGCCCCAACGGCGACCTGGACAAGGCGTTCTGCGCCGCAGCGACCGAGGCCGGGTTCGTCAACCTGAAGGGCCACCGCCTGGTGGGCGGCATGCGTGCCTCCATCTACAACGCCATGCCGCCGGAGGGCATCGACAAGCTGGTCGACTTCATGGAGAAGTTCCGCAAGGAAAATGCTTAA
- a CDS encoding 3-phosphoglycerate dehydrogenase family protein, protein MYTIKTLNAISPAGLAKLPVNQFEVDNETTAPQGILVRSADMHDMPLPDSLLAIARAGAGTNNIPIEECTNAGIVVFNTPGANANAVAELVIGALVAGSRNMVDAVQWAQGLKGSETIAKDVEKGKKQFVGPELRGKTLGVIGLGAIGARVANAAVALGMEVLGYDPYISIDAAWSLSRSVQHCVTLGDMLPRCDYLTIHVPYLPTTRHTINAQTLSMCKDGVRVLNFARGELVDTEALLDAMNSGKVAQYFCDFPAEELLGVKGVYCTPHLGASTPESETNCAVMAAAELSDYLKNGNIAHSVNLPDVSQPRVGGRRICMIHKNTPGAISAITSILTTARLNIENMVNKSKKDVAYTLLDVTGDVTPDLTSKLAGIDAAIRVRIL, encoded by the coding sequence ATGTATACCATCAAAACGCTGAACGCGATCTCGCCCGCAGGCCTGGCCAAGCTGCCGGTCAACCAGTTCGAGGTAGATAACGAGACCACCGCTCCCCAGGGCATCCTGGTGCGCAGTGCCGATATGCACGACATGCCGCTGCCGGACAGCCTGCTGGCCATCGCCCGCGCGGGTGCCGGTACCAACAACATCCCCATTGAGGAATGCACCAACGCCGGTATCGTGGTGTTCAACACCCCCGGCGCCAACGCCAACGCTGTGGCCGAGCTGGTCATCGGTGCGCTGGTTGCGGGCAGCCGCAACATGGTCGACGCCGTCCAGTGGGCCCAGGGCTTGAAAGGCAGCGAGACCATTGCCAAGGATGTGGAAAAGGGCAAGAAGCAGTTTGTCGGCCCGGAACTGCGCGGCAAAACGCTGGGCGTTATCGGCCTGGGTGCCATCGGTGCCCGTGTGGCCAACGCCGCCGTGGCACTGGGCATGGAAGTACTGGGCTATGACCCCTACATTTCTATCGACGCAGCATGGAGCCTGTCCCGCAGCGTACAGCACTGCGTGACGCTGGGCGATATGCTGCCCCGCTGCGACTACCTGACCATCCATGTTCCCTACCTGCCCACGACCCGCCACACCATCAACGCCCAGACCCTTTCGATGTGCAAGGACGGCGTGCGCGTGCTGAACTTTGCCCGCGGAGAGTTGGTGGACACTGAGGCCCTGCTGGACGCCATGAACTCCGGCAAGGTGGCGCAGTACTTCTGCGACTTCCCGGCTGAGGAACTGCTGGGCGTCAAGGGTGTGTACTGCACGCCGCACCTGGGCGCCAGTACCCCCGAAAGCGAGACCAACTGTGCCGTGATGGCCGCCGCCGAACTGAGCGACTATCTGAAGAACGGCAACATCGCCCACAGCGTCAACCTGCCGGACGTCAGCCAGCCCCGTGTGGGCGGCCGCCGCATCTGCATGATCCACAAGAACACGCCGGGTGCGATCTCGGCCATCACCAGCATCCTGACCACCGCCCGCCTGAACATCGAAAACATGGTGAACAAGAGCAAGAAGGACGTGGCCTACACCCTGCTGGATGTGACCGGCGACGTTACCCCCGACCTGACCAGCAAACTGGCCGGCATCGATGCCGCCATCCGCGTGCGCATCCTGTAA
- a CDS encoding pyridoxamine kinase yields MSNAPKTVLAIHDLPGFGRAALSVIVPVLSCLGVQAVALPTAVLSTHTGGLGTPAKLSNPGYGPAALAHYQRLGLRFDCIYSGYLADPTQAKLVEQAFELWPRALKVVDPVLGDGGRLYKGLGADMVPAMYNLCSKANLIVPNVTEAALLLGDPLPGVGSSEQAAEQAARLTRIAPQVVVTGVTGLSDGRCIGCVGAARGGQGYSVKTPLIPRMYHGTGDIFGAVLVGRILQGNVPQAAVQAAAAFVSECIRQTPEGTDERLGVWLEAALPKLMQQ; encoded by the coding sequence ATGTCCAATGCACCCAAAACTGTATTAGCCATCCATGACCTGCCGGGCTTTGGCCGGGCGGCGCTGTCGGTCATCGTGCCGGTGCTGTCCTGCCTGGGTGTGCAGGCGGTGGCGCTGCCCACGGCGGTGCTGTCCACCCACACGGGCGGGCTGGGCACCCCGGCTAAGCTCTCCAACCCCGGTTACGGCCCTGCGGCGCTGGCGCATTACCAGCGGCTGGGCCTGCGGTTTGACTGCATCTACTCCGGCTATTTGGCGGACCCTACCCAGGCCAAGCTGGTGGAGCAGGCCTTTGAACTGTGGCCCCGCGCCTTAAAAGTGGTGGACCCGGTGCTGGGCGACGGCGGGCGGCTGTACAAGGGGCTGGGGGCCGATATGGTCCCGGCTATGTACAACCTATGCAGCAAGGCGAACCTGATCGTACCCAACGTGACCGAGGCTGCACTGCTGCTGGGCGACCCGCTGCCCGGTGTGGGCAGCAGCGAACAGGCGGCCGAGCAGGCCGCGCGGCTGACCCGCATCGCCCCGCAGGTGGTGGTCACCGGCGTGACGGGCCTCTCCGACGGGCGGTGCATCGGCTGTGTGGGCGCGGCCCGCGGCGGGCAGGGATACTCGGTCAAGACGCCGCTGATCCCCCGCATGTACCACGGCACCGGGGATATTTTCGGCGCGGTGCTGGTGGGGCGCATTTTGCAGGGCAACGTGCCCCAGGCCGCCGTGCAGGCGGCAGCTGCGTTCGTGAGTGAGTGCATCCGCCAGACGCCCGAAGGCACCGACGAACGTCTGGGCGTGTGGCTGGAAGCCGCCCTGCCCAAACTGATGCAGCAATAA
- a CDS encoding tRNA (cytidine(34)-2'-O)-methyltransferase, which produces MPTLNIVLVEPQIPQNSGNVARTCAVTGARLHLVGPMGFTVDDKKLKRAGLDYWHHLDITYYEDLADFFAKNQGPFFYFTSKGPRRHVDVQYPDGAYLVFGREDAGLPEELLAAHEADCVRMPMRRGERCLNLSNAVAVGAYEALRQWDFADLETRGQLTRYEWSEDVK; this is translated from the coding sequence ATGCCAACTTTGAACATTGTACTGGTGGAGCCGCAGATACCCCAAAACTCCGGCAATGTCGCCCGCACCTGCGCGGTGACCGGGGCACGGCTGCACCTGGTTGGGCCGATGGGCTTTACCGTGGACGACAAAAAATTGAAGCGAGCCGGGCTTGACTATTGGCACCATCTTGATATAACATATTATGAAGATCTCGCGGATTTTTTTGCCAAAAATCAGGGGCCGTTTTTCTACTTTACCTCCAAGGGGCCGCGCCGCCACGTGGACGTACAGTACCCGGACGGCGCTTACCTGGTATTTGGCCGCGAGGATGCGGGTCTGCCGGAGGAACTGCTGGCTGCCCATGAGGCCGACTGCGTGCGCATGCCGATGCGCCGCGGCGAGCGATGCCTGAACCTTTCCAACGCTGTTGCGGTAGGTGCCTACGAGGCTTTGCGGCAGTGGGATTTTGCCGACCTGGAGACCCGCGGCCAGCTGACCCGTTATGAATGGAGTGAGGACGTAAAATGA
- a CDS encoding DegV family protein, giving the protein MSKIGFLTDSCSDIPQELADKYGIEVVGFPINLDGTEYVERKDFTNDQFYEMMRKAQGVPTTAAITQLQWCEIYERYVDEGYTDLVHLSINAAGSSTYNNAIKGAEMLAEERPDHKLKIQIIDSHTYSMPYGWYFCECARKVRNGGELSTCVDELKRKLDCVEICLAAYSLKQMKKSGRVSAAAAVVGDLLGIRPIISLNAGVSKVEAKVRGDAAVPPAMIKWVESRVDSMKDTPYMVAYTSSTAKRDELVKLCKKNFGHAPMIVFQLGGVVSANTGPDGIAIVYEGKPRNLEAYTPELP; this is encoded by the coding sequence ATGAGCAAGATCGGTTTTTTGACGGATTCCTGTTCCGATATTCCGCAGGAGCTTGCGGACAAATACGGCATTGAGGTGGTGGGCTTCCCCATCAACCTGGATGGCACCGAGTATGTGGAGCGCAAGGACTTTACCAACGACCAGTTTTATGAGATGATGCGCAAGGCCCAGGGCGTGCCCACCACCGCCGCCATCACCCAGCTGCAGTGGTGCGAAATTTACGAGCGCTATGTGGACGAGGGCTACACCGACCTGGTGCACCTGAGCATCAACGCCGCCGGTTCCAGCACCTACAACAACGCCATCAAGGGCGCCGAGATGCTGGCTGAGGAGCGCCCTGACCATAAGCTGAAGATTCAGATCATCGACAGCCACACCTATTCGATGCCCTACGGCTGGTATTTCTGCGAGTGCGCCCGCAAGGTGCGCAACGGCGGCGAGCTTTCCACCTGTGTGGACGAGCTGAAGCGCAAGTTGGACTGCGTGGAGATCTGCCTGGCGGCTTACAGCCTGAAGCAGATGAAGAAGTCCGGCCGCGTCAGCGCTGCCGCTGCCGTGGTGGGCGACCTGCTGGGCATCCGTCCCATCATCAGCCTGAACGCCGGTGTCTCCAAGGTCGAGGCCAAGGTGCGCGGTGATGCCGCTGTGCCCCCGGCTATGATCAAATGGGTGGAGAGCCGCGTCGACTCGATGAAGGACACCCCCTACATGGTGGCCTACACCTCCAGCACTGCCAAGCGGGACGAGCTGGTAAAGCTGTGCAAAAAGAACTTTGGCCATGCGCCGATGATCGTCTTCCAGCTGGGTGGCGTGGTCAGCGCCAACACCGGCCCGGACGGTATTGCCATTGTATACGAGGGCAAGCCCCGCAACCTGGAGGCTTACACCCCGGAACTGCCGTAA
- a CDS encoding QueT transporter family protein has translation MNQKSMSVKRLVRCAVIAALYVVLCLVLQPFSYGAVQVRVAEAFCLLPVFGTEYIIGVTLGCFLANLLGSTVIDVIFGTLATLLACLVTYKLRDARIKGLAIPASLPPVIFNMIIVGAFEITFFFSDSAPTAAMAAFNAVTVGIGEVISCTILGVALVKLIETNASLKKIFTEE, from the coding sequence ATGAATCAGAAATCCATGTCCGTCAAGCGCCTTGTGCGCTGTGCTGTCATTGCAGCGCTCTACGTTGTGCTGTGCCTGGTGCTGCAGCCGTTCTCCTACGGCGCGGTGCAGGTGCGTGTGGCCGAGGCATTCTGCCTGCTGCCTGTCTTTGGCACCGAGTATATCATCGGTGTCACGCTGGGCTGCTTTCTGGCCAACCTGCTGGGCTCGACCGTGATCGACGTCATCTTTGGCACGCTGGCTACCCTGCTGGCCTGTCTGGTCACCTACAAGCTGCGCGATGCGCGCATCAAGGGGCTGGCCATTCCGGCGTCCCTGCCGCCTGTTATCTTTAATATGATCATCGTGGGCGCGTTCGAGATCACCTTCTTCTTCTCGGATAGTGCCCCCACGGCCGCCATGGCTGCGTTTAATGCGGTCACGGTCGGCATCGGCGAGGTCATCAGCTGCACGATCCTGGGCGTGGCCCTGGTCAAGCTGATCGAGACCAACGCCAGCCTGAAGAAGATCTTTACAGAAGAATAA
- a CDS encoding HAD family hydrolase encodes MRPELILWDWNGTLLDDVELCVDALNRLLEKHAYPQRYDRDQYRAIFGFPIEEYYVRAGFDFSRHSFAMLAEEYMDDYIPASAACPLAEGAIEALDAFRAAGLRQVILSASPVPTLTRQAGERHVTGYFDRLLGLGDIYAKSKVELGRRFMQEEGIDPARAVMIGDSVHDFEVAQAMGTTCVLQCSGHQNRQTLAATGAPVVEGLREAAQLILG; translated from the coding sequence ATGCGCCCGGAACTGATTTTGTGGGATTGGAACGGTACCCTGCTGGATGATGTGGAACTTTGCGTAGACGCGCTCAACCGTCTACTAGAAAAGCATGCCTATCCGCAGCGGTACGACCGCGATCAGTACCGGGCAATTTTTGGTTTCCCGATTGAAGAATATTACGTCCGCGCCGGGTTTGATTTCAGCCGCCACAGCTTTGCCATGCTGGCCGAGGAATATATGGACGACTACATCCCCGCCAGCGCGGCCTGCCCGCTGGCAGAGGGCGCGATAGAAGCGCTGGATGCCTTCCGCGCGGCGGGGCTGCGGCAGGTGATCTTATCGGCCAGCCCGGTGCCCACGCTGACCCGCCAGGCTGGGGAACGCCATGTGACGGGTTACTTTGACCGCCTGCTGGGTCTGGGCGACATCTACGCCAAAAGTAAGGTGGAACTGGGCCGGCGCTTTATGCAGGAGGAGGGCATCGACCCTGCCCGCGCAGTGATGATCGGGGATTCGGTACACGATTTTGAGGTGGCGCAGGCCATGGGAACGACCTGTGTGCTGCAATGCAGCGGCCACCAGAACCGGCAGACGTTGGCAGCCACCGGCGCACCGGTAGTAGAGGGCCTGCGCGAAGCCGCGCAGTTGATCTTGGGGTAA
- a CDS encoding DMT family transporter — translation MSDRVKGACLTMGGAACWGVSGCMGQYLFTRENMDSTWLVPIRLFLAGLILCTFYFIKDRRMLFDPWNAKKNPRNLLDLLIYGLAGVSCCQFTYFLTIQLSSAGMGTILQDLSPVIILLVVCIQQHRGPRLFEICSILLALIGVFLLTTHGSLTDLAISPAALLSGIASACCVVIYTMWPKKLQQQYPTPMLQGWAFLMGGTMFALIFRPWTVNYVPTAMGVFGIFTVVVLGNVLAFGLYMSGVPLIGPQRSSLYSFAEPVTAAIISTLVLGSPFTVWDAMGFGCIFLMLVLLSLPAKAKN, via the coding sequence ATGTCTGACCGTGTAAAAGGTGCCTGCCTGACGATGGGTGGTGCGGCATGCTGGGGTGTTTCGGGCTGCATGGGACAGTACCTGTTCACCCGCGAAAACATGGACTCCACCTGGCTGGTGCCTATCCGGCTGTTTCTGGCCGGGCTGATCTTGTGCACGTTCTACTTTATCAAGGACCGCAGGATGCTGTTCGACCCGTGGAACGCGAAGAAAAATCCCCGCAACCTGCTGGATCTGCTCATTTACGGTCTGGCGGGCGTAAGCTGCTGCCAGTTCACCTACTTTTTGACCATCCAGCTTTCCAGCGCGGGCATGGGCACCATTTTGCAGGACCTCTCCCCCGTCATCATCCTGCTGGTGGTCTGCATCCAGCAGCACCGCGGGCCGCGTCTGTTTGAAATTTGCAGCATTTTGTTGGCCCTCATCGGCGTGTTTCTGCTTACCACTCACGGCAGCCTGACCGACCTGGCCATCAGCCCAGCCGCGCTGCTGTCCGGCATTGCCAGCGCCTGCTGCGTGGTCATCTACACCATGTGGCCCAAAAAGCTGCAGCAGCAGTACCCCACCCCCATGCTGCAGGGCTGGGCATTCTTGATGGGCGGCACGATGTTCGCCCTCATCTTCCGCCCCTGGACGGTGAACTACGTGCCCACCGCCATGGGCGTGTTCGGCATCTTTACCGTGGTGGTGCTGGGCAACGTGCTGGCGTTCGGCCTGTACATGTCAGGCGTGCCGCTCATCGGCCCCCAGCGGTCGAGCCTGTACAGCTTTGCCGAGCCGGTCACCGCCGCCATCATCAGCACGCTTGTGCTGGGCAGCCCCTTTACCGTGTGGGATGCCATGGGTTTTGGCTGTATTTTCCTGATGCTGGTGCTGCTGAGCCTGCCCGCCAAGGCTAAAAACTAA